Proteins found in one Clostridium kluyveri DSM 555 genomic segment:
- a CDS encoding aconitate hydratase → MGLNASQKIIKNHLVKGEMIPGKEIAIKIDQTLTQDSTGTMAYLQFEALGIDRVKTKRSVAYIDHNILQSGPENADDHLYIQTVAKKHGIYFSRPGNGICHQVNLERFGVPGDTLLGSDSHTPTGGGIGMLAIGAGGLDVAVAMGGGEYYVNMPSIVKVNLTGKLSPWVTAKDIILEMLKRLTVKGGVGKIFEYTGEGVKTLSVPERATITNMGAELGATTSIFPSDDVVQKFLKAQGREEDFYLIQPDEDAVYDEEMEINLSLLEPMVACPHSPDDVVPVSELKNIKVNQVCIGSCTNSSYVDMMKVANILKGNTVSENVSLVISPGSKQVLTMLAENGALASMVAAGARILESACGPCIGMGQSPSTDAVSLRTFNRNFEGRSGTKSAKIYLVSPEIAAASALTGHITDPRTLGEYFDIEMPSKFLVEDNMIVDPSEDGREVEVVRGPNIKPFPKAKALGEVVEGKILTKVGDNITTDHIMPSNAKLLPYRSNIPYLAEYCLTPCDEDFPRKAKENQGGFIVGGSNYGQGSSREHAALAPLYLGVKAVFAKSFARIHKANLINNGIITLVFENLEDYDKINVMDELEIKDALTQIDNNIVIVSNKTKDEEYRMIFDATDRQRNMIRYGGLLNLVKRINN, encoded by the coding sequence ATGGGATTAAATGCATCACAGAAAATCATAAAAAATCATTTAGTTAAAGGTGAAATGATACCTGGAAAAGAAATAGCCATAAAGATAGATCAAACCCTTACACAGGATTCTACAGGGACTATGGCTTATCTTCAATTTGAGGCGTTAGGAATAGATAGAGTTAAAACAAAACGCTCTGTAGCCTATATTGATCATAATATACTACAGTCTGGACCGGAAAATGCAGATGATCACCTTTATATTCAAACTGTAGCGAAAAAACATGGTATATATTTTTCAAGACCAGGAAATGGAATATGCCACCAAGTTAATTTAGAGAGATTTGGAGTTCCAGGAGATACTCTTTTAGGTTCAGACAGCCATACTCCTACTGGTGGAGGCATAGGAATGCTGGCCATTGGTGCAGGTGGATTGGATGTAGCTGTAGCTATGGGAGGGGGAGAATATTATGTAAATATGCCCTCTATTGTAAAGGTAAACTTAACTGGAAAATTGAGTCCTTGGGTTACGGCCAAGGATATAATTTTGGAGATGTTAAAAAGGCTCACAGTTAAAGGTGGAGTGGGAAAGATTTTTGAATATACTGGAGAGGGAGTTAAAACTCTGTCTGTACCAGAGAGGGCTACCATAACCAACATGGGTGCAGAACTGGGTGCTACGACTTCTATATTCCCTAGTGATGATGTAGTACAGAAATTTTTAAAAGCACAGGGAAGAGAAGAAGACTTTTATTTAATACAGCCGGATGAAGATGCGGTATATGATGAAGAAATGGAGATAAATTTATCTCTGCTTGAGCCTATGGTAGCGTGTCCGCATAGTCCTGACGATGTAGTACCTGTTTCTGAATTGAAAAATATAAAAGTGAATCAGGTGTGCATAGGAAGTTGTACTAATTCTTCTTATGTGGACATGATGAAAGTTGCAAACATATTAAAGGGAAATACTGTAAGTGAAAATGTATCCTTAGTAATATCTCCAGGATCTAAACAGGTTTTAACTATGTTAGCGGAGAATGGTGCTTTGGCTTCTATGGTAGCAGCTGGAGCCAGAATACTTGAAAGTGCCTGTGGGCCTTGTATAGGCATGGGACAATCACCATCTACTGATGCTGTCTCCCTTAGAACTTTTAATAGAAACTTTGAAGGAAGATCTGGAACCAAATCTGCTAAAATATATTTGGTTAGTCCAGAAATTGCAGCAGCTTCCGCGTTAACAGGGCATATTACAGATCCAAGAACTTTAGGAGAGTACTTTGATATAGAAATGCCTTCTAAATTCTTAGTAGAAGATAATATGATAGTTGATCCTTCAGAAGATGGAAGAGAAGTTGAAGTAGTAAGGGGACCTAACATAAAACCTTTTCCTAAGGCAAAAGCTTTGGGAGAAGTTGTAGAAGGAAAGATTCTCACAAAAGTAGGAGATAATATAACTACAGATCATATAATGCCTTCTAATGCTAAGCTTTTACCTTATAGGTCTAATATACCTTACTTGGCTGAATATTGTCTAACTCCCTGTGATGAGGATTTTCCTAGAAAAGCAAAGGAAAATCAAGGAGGATTTATAGTAGGAGGGAGTAATTATGGTCAGGGTTCAAGTAGGGAACATGCAGCTTTAGCACCACTTTATTTGGGGGTGAAAGCAGTATTTGCTAAATCTTTTGCAAGAATCCACAAAGCCAATCTTATAAATAATGGGATAATTACTTTGGTATTTGAAAATTTAGAGGACTATGACAAAATAAATGTTATGGATGAATTAGAAATTAAGGATGCATTGACACAAATTGATAATAATATTGTTATAGTGTCTAACAAAACTAAAGATGAAGAATATAGGATGATATTTGATGCCACAGATAGGCAGAGAAATATGATAAGGTACGGAGGATTATTGAATTTAGTAAAGAGAATCAATAACTAA
- a CDS encoding 2-isopropylmalate synthase, with product MKKCSYDYKLNNVNDPNFYKDIFPYEEVPKIVFNNIQLPMDLPDNIYITDTTFRDGQQSMPPYTSREIVRIFDYLHELDNNSGIIKQTEFFLYTKKDRKAAEVCMERGYEFPEVTSWIRADKEDLKLVKDMGIKETGMLMSCSDYHIFKKLKMTRKETMDMYLDLAREALNNGIRPRCHLEDITRADFYGFVVPFVNELMKMSKEANIPIKIRACDTLGLGVPYNGVEIPRSVQGIIHGLRNICEVPSESIEWHGHNDFYGVVTNSSTAWLYGASSINTSFLGIGERTGNCPLEAMIFEYAQIKGNTKNMKLHVITELAQYFEKEIKYSVPVRTPFVGTDFNVTRAGIHADGILKDEEIYNIFDTDKILGRPVVVAVSQYSGRAGIAAWVNTYYRLKDEDKVNKNDSRIDQIKMWVDEQYRAGRTSVIGNNELELLVSKVMPEVIEKTEERAS from the coding sequence ATGAAAAAATGTTCCTATGATTATAAATTGAACAATGTAAATGATCCTAATTTTTATAAAGACATATTTCCATATGAAGAAGTGCCAAAAATAGTTTTTAATAATATACAGTTACCTATGGATCTTCCAGATAATATATATATTACAGATACTACATTTAGGGATGGACAGCAGTCTATGCCTCCTTATACTTCTAGGGAGATAGTTAGGATTTTTGATTATCTTCATGAATTAGATAATAATTCAGGAATAATAAAACAGACGGAATTTTTTCTATATACAAAAAAAGATAGAAAAGCTGCAGAGGTATGTATGGAAAGAGGATATGAATTTCCAGAAGTTACTTCTTGGATAAGGGCAGATAAGGAAGATTTAAAATTAGTAAAGGATATGGGAATTAAAGAAACAGGAATGCTTATGTCTTGTTCAGATTATCATATATTTAAAAAGCTTAAGATGACAAGAAAAGAAACTATGGATATGTATTTAGATTTAGCAAGGGAGGCGCTAAATAATGGAATTCGCCCTAGATGTCATCTGGAAGATATAACAAGGGCGGATTTTTATGGATTTGTGGTGCCTTTTGTAAATGAACTTATGAAAATGTCAAAAGAAGCAAATATACCCATAAAAATAAGGGCCTGTGATACTTTAGGATTAGGAGTACCTTACAATGGTGTGGAAATTCCAAGGAGTGTACAGGGAATTATACATGGACTTAGAAATATTTGTGAAGTTCCTTCAGAATCCATAGAATGGCATGGACATAATGATTTTTATGGAGTAGTAACTAATTCTTCAACTGCGTGGTTATATGGGGCATCTTCTATAAATACCTCTTTCTTAGGAATAGGAGAGAGAACAGGAAATTGTCCTTTAGAGGCTATGATATTTGAATATGCTCAAATAAAAGGGAATACTAAGAACATGAAACTTCATGTTATAACAGAATTAGCACAATATTTTGAAAAGGAGATCAAGTATTCTGTACCTGTAAGGACTCCTTTTGTAGGTACTGATTTTAATGTAACAAGAGCAGGAATACATGCAGATGGTATATTGAAGGATGAAGAGATCTATAATATATTTGATACGGATAAAATTTTAGGAAGGCCAGTAGTAGTTGCAGTAAGTCAGTATTCTGGCCGTGCAGGAATAGCAGCTTGGGTTAATACTTATTATAGATTGAAGGATGAGGATAAAGTCAATAAAAATGATTCTAGAATTGATCAAATAAAAATGTGGGTAGATGAACAATATAGAGCAGGAAGGACTAGCGTAATAGGCAATAATGAGTTAGAATTATTAGTGAGCAAAGTAATGCCAGAAGTTATTGAAAAAACAGAAGAAAGAGCTAGCTAA